From Ascochyta rabiei chromosome 12, complete sequence, the proteins below share one genomic window:
- a CDS encoding Oxalate--CoA ligase, protein MAPTTLSDAFSPTSSSPAVIVPGSPALHVSYQKLTTDVKAFQAQLAKVGVSAQAAVSIALPNTYEFIVSFIAASWQRAIAAPLNPAYKQSEFEFYIDDLSSAIALVPKGAFAQDAAAVRAARKYQAAIAECYYNGKEVVLDVKELGKLAGKSSPVLSAQPDDVALVLHTSGTTGRPKAVPLTHRNLLRTMQNIQGTYELTHADRTMLVMPLFHVHGLLAGFLAPLASGGSVVVPPKFSASEFWKDFKEHKANWYTAVPTIHQILLKSPIPSPVPAIRFIRSCSSPLSPKTFHEIEKAFKAPVLEAYAMTEAAHQMTSNPLPPGQRKPGSVGLGQGVEIKILDDAGDEVPQGKEAEICIRGENVTKGYLNNPTANASSFTKGGFFRTGDQGKQDEDGYVIITGRIKELINKGGEKISPIELDNVIAQHPAVSEAVSFALEDEMYGQDVGLAVVVKEGQKLSAGELKTWLTDRVAKFKLPKQVFFTDIMPKTATGKIQRRLVAEAMLKQLKAKI, encoded by the exons ATGGCTCCGACAACGCTCTCTGACGCCTTCTCTCCAACCTCGTCGTCGCCCGCCGTTATCGTGCCCGGATCGCCTGCGCTTCATGTCTCCTACCAGAAGCTCACTACCGATGTGAAGGCGTTCCAGGCGCAGCTGGCCAAGGTTGGCGTGTCTGCGCAAGCAGCCGTCTCCATTGCGCTCCCCAACACCTACGAGTTCATTGTCTCCTTCATTGCTGCATCATGGCAAAGGGCAATCGCAGCTCCCCTAAACCCAGCGTATAAGCAGTCTGAGTTTGAGTTCTACATCGACGATCTCAGCTCGGCGATAGCTCTGGTTCCCAAGGGTGCTTTCGCGCAAGATGCGGCGGCTGTCAGGGCAGCGAGGAAGTACCAGGCGGCCATCGCTGAATGCTATTACAACGGAAAGGAGGTCGTTCTGGACGTGAAAGAGCTTGGCAAGCTTGCTGGCAAGAGTTCGCCGGTTTTGTCTGCGCAGCCGGATGATGTCGCTCTTGTACTACACACCAGCGGCACCACTGGACGCCCCAAGGCAGTGCCACTTACGCACCGTAACCTCCTGCGCACCATGCAGAACATCCAGGGAACCTATGAGCTGACACATGCGGACCGCACTATGCTGGTAATGCCTCTATTCCACGTGCATGGCTTGCTCGCTGGGTTTCTCGCGCCCTTGGCTTCTGGTGGTTCAGTTGTTGTGCCACCGAAGTTCTCCGCATCCGAGTTTTGGAAGGACTTCAAGGAGCACAAGGCCAACTGGTACACGGCAGTACCCACCATTCATCAGATCTTGTTGAAGAGTCCCATTCCAAGCCCGGTGCCTGCGATTCGCTTCATCCGTTCATGCTCGTCTCCCCTCTCCCCGAAGACGTTCCATGAAATCGAAAAGGCTTTCAAGGCGCCTGTGTTGGAGGCTTACGCAATGACCGAGGCCGCGCACCAGATGACGAGCAACCCACTCCCTCCTGGCCAGCGCAAACCGGGCAGTGTGGGACTTGGCCAAGGCGTTGAGATCAAGATCCTGGATGATGCTGGCGACGAGGTACCCCAGGGTAAGGAGGCTGAGATCTGCATCCGTGGTGAGAACGTTACCAAGGGTTACCTGAACAACCCGACTGCGAACGCCTCATCATTCACTAAGGGCGGCTTCTTCCGCACTGGCGACCAAGGCAAGCAAGATGAAGATGGCTACGTGATTATAACTGGCCGCATCAAGGAGCTGATCAACAAGGGTGGCGAGAAGATCAGTCCTATCGAGCTTGACAACGTGATCGCGCAACACCCTGCTGTGTCCGAGGCCGTCAGCTTTGCGCTAGAGGACGAGATGTACGGACAAGACGTCGGTCTTGCGGTCGTTGTCAAGGAAGGTCAGAAGCTGTCCGCGGGCGAGCTGAAAACCTGGCTGACCGATCGCGTTGCCAAGTTCAAGCTGCCAAAACAG GTCTTTTTCACAGACATCATGCCCAAGACGGCAACTGGCAAGATCCAGCGCCGCCTCGTTGCAGAGGCCATGCTCAAGCAGCTCAAGGCCAAGATCTAA
- a CDS encoding Glutamate dehydrogenase (NADP(+)) translates to MSEPEFEQARKELVSTLESSSLFQKNPEYKKALEVASVPERIIQFRVVWENDKGECQVNKGYRVQFNSALGPYKGGLRFHPTVNLSILKFLGFEQIFKNALTGLNMGGGKGGADFDPKGKSDNEIRKFCVSFMRELNKHIGADTDVPAGDIGVGGREIGYLFGTYRAERNRWEGVLTGKGGAWGGSLIRPEATGFGLVYYVEHMITYASGGKESFKGKRVALSGSGNVAQYAALKIMELGGIVVSLSDSKGALIAEGDKGFSADDIEKIATLKLQRKALSALDNHSFKYVEGARPWKEVGKIDIALPSATQNEVSEDEAKALIEAGAKYIAEGSNMGCTQEAIDVFEAHRKEKKSEAIWYAPGKAANAGGVAVSGLEMAQNSQRLSWTSEEVDEKLKKIMKDCFDNCLETAKEYITPAEGEFPSLVGGANVAGFRKVAAAMHDQGDWW, encoded by the exons ATGTCTGAGCCTGAGTTTGAGCAAGCCCGCAAGG AGCTCGTCTCCACCCTTGAATCTTCCTCCCTCTTCCAGAAGAACCCCGAGTACAAGAAGGCACTCGAGGTTGCCTCCGTTCCCGAGCGCATCATCCAGTTCCGCGTTGTCTGGGAGAACGACAAGGGCGAGTGCCAGGTCAACAAGGGATACCGTGTGCAATTCAACTCTGCTCTCGGTCCCTACAAGGGCGGTCTCCGCTTCCACCCCACCGTCAACCTTTCCATCCTCAAGTTCTTGGGTTTCGAGCAAATCTTCAAGAATGCTCTCACCGGCCTGAACATGGGCGGTGGCAAGGGCGGTGCCGACTTCGACCCCAAGGGCAAGTCCGACAACGAAATCCGCAAGTTCTGCGTTTCTTTCATGAGGGAGCTGAACAAGCACATCG GTGCTGACACAGACGTTCCTGCGGGCGACATCGGCGTCGGTGGACGTGAGATTGGATACCTCTTTGGCACATACAGAGCTGAGCGCAACCGCTGGGAGGGTGTCCTCACCGGCAAGGGTGGCGCATGGGGAGGCTCCTTGATCCGTCCTGAGGCGACGGGATTCGGTCTCGTCTACTACGTCGAGCACATGATCACATACGCCAGCGGCGGCAAGGAGTCGTTCAAGGGCAAGCGCGTTGCTCTATCCGGATCCGGCAACGTGGCTCAGTACGCTGCGCTCAAGATTATGGAGCTCGGCGGTATTGTTGTCTCTCTCTCCGACTCCAAGGGTGCTCTCATCGCCGAGGGCGACAAGGGTTTCTCTGCCGACGATATTGAGAAGATTGCTACCCTCAAGCTCCAGCGCAAGGCGCTCTCTGCTCTTGACAACCACAGCTTCAAGTATGTTGAGGGTGCGCGCCCCTGGAAGGAGGTTGGCAAGATCGACATTGCCCTTCCCTCAGCGACCCAGAACGAGGTCTCCGAGGATGAGGCGAAGGCTCTTATCGAGGCTGGCGCCAAGTACATCGCCGAGGGTTCCAACATGGGTTGCACTCAGGAGGCTATCGACGTCTTCGAGGCTCACcgcaaggagaagaagagcgAGGCCATCTGGTACGCACCTGGAAAGGCTGCCAACGCCGGTGGTGTTGCCGTCTCTGGTCTCGAGATGGCCCAGAACTCACAGCGTCTGTCCTGGACTTCCGAGGAGGTTGACGAGAAGCTCAAGAAGATCATGAAGGACTGCTTCGACAACTGCCTCGAGACCGCCAAGGAGTACATCACCCCCGCCGAGGGCGAGTTCCCATCCCTTGTTGGCGGTGCCAACGTTGCTGGTTTCCGCAAGGTTGCTGCTGCCATGCACGATCAGGGTGACTGGTGGTAA